In one window of Camelina sativa cultivar DH55 chromosome 15, Cs, whole genome shotgun sequence DNA:
- the LOC104745047 gene encoding UDP-arabinopyranose mutase 3 isoform X2: MAQWYSSVKPTPMLKAELDIVIPTIRNLDFLEMWRPFFEKYHLIIVQDGDPSKDIKIPEGFDYELYNRDDINRILGPKASCISFKDSACRCFGYMVSKKKYIYTIDDDCFVAKDPSGKEINALEQHIKNLLSPSIPHFFNTLYDPFRDGADFVRGYPFSMREGATTAVSHGLWLNIPDYDAPTQLVKPLERNSRYVDAVMTIPKGTLFPMCGMNLAFDRELIGPAMYFGLMGDGQPIGRYDDMWAGWCVKVICDHMGWGVKTGLPYIWHSKASNPFMNLKKEYNGIFWQEEAIPFFQSVTLPKECTSVQQCYLELANLVKEKLGKLDPYFIKLATGMVTWIEAWEELNSTEGTEAKAKAPKGKND, translated from the exons ATGGCGCAATGGTATTCTTCCGTGAAACCCACGCCAATGTTGAAAGCTGAGCTAGACATTGTGATACCTACGATTCGAAACCTAGACTTCCTTGAGATGTGGCGACCCTTCTTTGAAAAGTACCATTTGATCATTGTTCAAGATGGTGATCCTTCGAAAGACATCAAGATTCCAGAAGGGTTTGACTACGAGCTCTACAACAGGGACGACATCAATCGAATCTTGGGTCCCAAGGCCTCTTGCATTTCCTTCAAGGACTCTGCTTGTCGTTGCTTCGGTTACATGGTTTCCAAAAAGAAGTACATCTACACCATTGATGATGATTGCTTT GTTGCAAAAGATCCATCTGGGAAAGAGATCAATGCGCTTGAGCAGCATATCAAGAACCTCTTATCTCCATCAATTCCACATTTCTTTAACACACTTTATGATCCATTCAGAGATGGAGCCGACTTTGTTCGTGGATACCCTTTTAGTATGCGCGAAGGTGCCACAACCGCGGTATCTCATGGCCTCTGGCTCAACATTCCTGACTATGATGCTCCCACTCAGCTTGTGAAACCTCTTGAAAGAAATTCCAG GTATGTTGATGCAGTCATGACCATTCCCAAAGGAACTCTTTTTCCCATGTGTGGTATGAACCTTGCTTTTGACCGCGAGCTGATTGGTCCGGCCATGTACTTTGGCCTTATGGGTGACGGACAGCCAATTGGACGCTATGATGACATGTGGGCTGGTTGGTGTGTCAAG GTGATATGCGACCATATGGGATGGGGAGTGAAGACGGGTTTGCCTTATATATGGCACAGCAAAGCCAGCAACCCATTCATGAACCTGAAAAAAGAATACAACGGAATCTTTTGGCAGGAAGAGGCGATACCGTTCTTTCAATCTGTGACTCTTCCTAAAGAATGCACTTCGGTTCAGCAATGCTATCTCGAGCTGGCCAACCTCGTCAAAGAGAAACTTGGGAAGCTTGATCCTTACTTCATCAAGCTTGCGACTGGAATGGTCACATGGATCGAAGCTTGGGAGGAGCTGAACTCCACAGAGGGAACTGAGGCCAAGGCCAAGGCACCAAAGGgcaaaaatgattaa
- the LOC104745047 gene encoding UDP-arabinopyranose mutase 3 isoform X1, which yields MAQWYSSVKPTPMLKAELDIVIPTIRNLDFLEMWRPFFEKYHLIIVQDGDPSKDIKIPEGFDYELYNRDDINRILGPKASCISFKDSACRCFGYMVSKKKYIYTIDDDCFVAKDPSGKEINALEQHIKNLLSPSIPHFFNTLYDPFRDGADFVRGYPFSMREGATTAVSHGLWLNIPDYDAPTQLVKPLERNSRKFDLSLRYVDAVMTIPKGTLFPMCGMNLAFDRELIGPAMYFGLMGDGQPIGRYDDMWAGWCVKVICDHMGWGVKTGLPYIWHSKASNPFMNLKKEYNGIFWQEEAIPFFQSVTLPKECTSVQQCYLELANLVKEKLGKLDPYFIKLATGMVTWIEAWEELNSTEGTEAKAKAPKGKND from the exons ATGGCGCAATGGTATTCTTCCGTGAAACCCACGCCAATGTTGAAAGCTGAGCTAGACATTGTGATACCTACGATTCGAAACCTAGACTTCCTTGAGATGTGGCGACCCTTCTTTGAAAAGTACCATTTGATCATTGTTCAAGATGGTGATCCTTCGAAAGACATCAAGATTCCAGAAGGGTTTGACTACGAGCTCTACAACAGGGACGACATCAATCGAATCTTGGGTCCCAAGGCCTCTTGCATTTCCTTCAAGGACTCTGCTTGTCGTTGCTTCGGTTACATGGTTTCCAAAAAGAAGTACATCTACACCATTGATGATGATTGCTTT GTTGCAAAAGATCCATCTGGGAAAGAGATCAATGCGCTTGAGCAGCATATCAAGAACCTCTTATCTCCATCAATTCCACATTTCTTTAACACACTTTATGATCCATTCAGAGATGGAGCCGACTTTGTTCGTGGATACCCTTTTAGTATGCGCGAAGGTGCCACAACCGCGGTATCTCATGGCCTCTGGCTCAACATTCCTGACTATGATGCTCCCACTCAGCTTGTGAAACCTCTTGAAAGAAATTCCAGGAAATTTGATCTCTCACTGAG GTATGTTGATGCAGTCATGACCATTCCCAAAGGAACTCTTTTTCCCATGTGTGGTATGAACCTTGCTTTTGACCGCGAGCTGATTGGTCCGGCCATGTACTTTGGCCTTATGGGTGACGGACAGCCAATTGGACGCTATGATGACATGTGGGCTGGTTGGTGTGTCAAG GTGATATGCGACCATATGGGATGGGGAGTGAAGACGGGTTTGCCTTATATATGGCACAGCAAAGCCAGCAACCCATTCATGAACCTGAAAAAAGAATACAACGGAATCTTTTGGCAGGAAGAGGCGATACCGTTCTTTCAATCTGTGACTCTTCCTAAAGAATGCACTTCGGTTCAGCAATGCTATCTCGAGCTGGCCAACCTCGTCAAAGAGAAACTTGGGAAGCTTGATCCTTACTTCATCAAGCTTGCGACTGGAATGGTCACATGGATCGAAGCTTGGGAGGAGCTGAACTCCACAGAGGGAACTGAGGCCAAGGCCAAGGCACCAAAGGgcaaaaatgattaa